The following are from one region of the Cytobacillus firmus genome:
- a CDS encoding DUF1672 family protein — MAKQNRDQIKKAAQKFFQEKYQTKVNVHNLAGGRDSVTVFLESAGEPHFYTYAVVPIEGKKKKVLADQIWADENEVQNAIKGGLYQMIFSEEFQVLDHYLESLTAEGQVTGKTKEALQKTGGNGYMTPYYFVIVSKNEEAINPVYDLYLKNHNESINSLRNAYDASKFSADNLTISIQLFMKDNKAEPDEELFDRITKELEEMSNIPKGSYGFYLNDNLIHRETAKGIKENSLRRGFPDYIIKD, encoded by the coding sequence ATCGCTAAACAAAATAGGGACCAGATTAAGAAAGCCGCTCAAAAGTTTTTTCAGGAAAAGTATCAGACAAAAGTAAACGTACATAACCTTGCAGGCGGACGGGATAGCGTGACAGTTTTTCTCGAATCTGCAGGAGAACCCCATTTTTATACATATGCCGTTGTCCCGATTGAAGGAAAGAAAAAGAAAGTATTGGCAGATCAGATATGGGCAGATGAGAATGAAGTGCAAAATGCCATTAAAGGCGGTCTCTATCAAATGATTTTTAGCGAAGAATTCCAGGTGCTTGATCATTACCTGGAATCACTTACAGCAGAAGGACAAGTGACAGGAAAAACAAAAGAAGCACTGCAAAAAACAGGAGGTAATGGATATATGACTCCCTATTACTTTGTCATCGTATCTAAAAATGAGGAAGCCATTAACCCTGTTTATGACCTATACCTTAAAAATCATAACGAAAGCATCAACAGTTTAAGAAACGCTTATGATGCAAGTAAATTTTCAGCTGACAATTTAACGATCAGCATTCAATTGTTTATGAAGGATAATAAAGCAGAACCAGATGAAGAACTGTTTGACCGGATAACAAAGGAACTTGAGGAAATGAGTAATATTCCGAAAGGTTCTTACGGCTTTTACCTTAATGACAACCTAATTCATAGAGAAACCGCCAAAGGAATTAAAGAGAACTCGCTCCGGAGAGGCTTTCCGGATTATATTATTAAAGATTAA
- a CDS encoding LacI family DNA-binding transcriptional regulator → MTTIKDIAKKAGVSVTTVSRALNGYSDVSEITRKKITQVAKDLNYSPNSLARSLVMKKSQTIGLLVSGFTKESVKDNFMVEVLAGVNEYVSGSNYDLILFNTNSSKQREKTYTQLCRERRVDGVIIQGIRTDDPYLKEVVESDIPCVLIDIPLESDHVSHVTTDNVLGAEKAVKHLTHLGHEKIGMINGHEFAFVSRERLQGYQKALDKAGLAFHPEYIADGEFTEEKGKEAAFQMLRNHPEITALFCASDLMAIGAMSAAKELNRQVPEELSIIGYDDILLASYVSPKLTTIAQNKFGLGYEAARLLIGLLQNETDTHRLVMKTELMERESTAEVKK, encoded by the coding sequence GTGACTACAATTAAGGATATTGCAAAAAAGGCAGGAGTATCTGTTACGACTGTTTCAAGGGCGTTAAATGGATACTCCGATGTTAGTGAAATTACCCGAAAAAAGATAACTCAAGTTGCGAAGGATCTGAATTACAGCCCTAATTCGCTTGCCAGAAGTTTAGTAATGAAAAAGTCGCAAACTATTGGATTGCTGGTATCAGGTTTTACGAAGGAAAGCGTTAAGGATAATTTCATGGTAGAGGTTCTTGCGGGCGTTAATGAGTATGTTTCGGGATCCAATTATGATCTTATCTTATTTAATACCAATTCTTCCAAACAGCGGGAAAAGACGTATACTCAGCTGTGCCGTGAGCGAAGAGTGGATGGTGTTATTATTCAGGGAATCCGCACCGATGATCCTTATTTAAAGGAAGTGGTAGAAAGCGATATTCCTTGTGTATTAATTGATATTCCGCTTGAATCAGATCATGTCAGCCATGTCACTACAGATAATGTGCTGGGGGCGGAGAAAGCGGTAAAACATCTCACTCATCTCGGCCATGAAAAAATTGGAATGATTAATGGACATGAATTTGCTTTTGTCAGCCGTGAAAGATTGCAGGGGTATCAAAAAGCTCTCGATAAAGCAGGCCTTGCCTTCCATCCGGAATACATTGCCGATGGTGAATTTACAGAAGAAAAAGGGAAGGAAGCGGCTTTTCAAATGCTGCGCAATCATCCTGAAATCACGGCGTTATTTTGTGCAAGTGACTTAATGGCAATTGGAGCCATGTCCGCTGCGAAAGAGCTTAATCGTCAGGTTCCTGAGGAGCTATCCATAATAGGATACGATGATATTTTATTAGCCTCATATGTTAGTCCGAAGCTGACAACGATTGCACAGAATAAGTTCGGTCTGGGATATGAAGCAGCAAGATTACTGATTGGACTGCTTCAAAACGAGACAGACACACACCGTCTTGTTATGAAAACAGAGCTAATGGAACGAGAGAGTACAGCAGAAGTGAAAAAATAA
- a CDS encoding amylo-alpha-1,6-glucosidase, giving the protein MNYRVIKENNLFLLTDEQGDITANHSYGLGLYKNDTRFLSKFNVRINNEKPILLHSDGSENYMSSILSTNPHQEKDGELILWRESVEIERKRFIYDDVLYETVTAKNYFPKPVTFDLNVEADADFHDMFIVRGFQTGDVGKRTGQTADKNALTFHYDGADDIKRATRIQWDTSLIPKEVKEDGKITFTLTLRHQESKSVTFMVIPLENAETRTDLLPVNEALQKLKSSYRSWSSELASVETDYLPLQRLVDRGLSDLWVLLTDMGYGNFPVAGLPWFGVPFGRDSLIAALQMIAFQPDVAKGTLFTMASQQGTKVDPWRDEQPGKIMHEIRYGELANTNQIPFTPYYGTIDATPLFLVLLTEYVKWTGDLETFRQLEENVKRALEWIDQYGDRDGDLFVEYHQESAKGIANQGWKDSGDSIVHRNGDYAETPIALSEVQGYVYQAKQGIASIYNRLGNEEGAAKLKAEAQKLQEAFENEFWMTDQEFYAIALDGRKRQVGTITSNPGHVLYSEMLAADRAQKVSSMLTSGKMFSGFGIRTMGEGEAGYNPMSYHDGSIWPHDNSMILLGMSKLGFSADAKKVMTGLIQASRYFEYDRLPELFCGYGAEIGKAVKYPVACSPQAWAAGTPLVLVQSLLGLFPDSLKKEIQLSPMLLDEMNTLTVSNIKIGEGTLSVSVSRQGEEIQTAILENTTGFEIVKHVKVTQ; this is encoded by the coding sequence ATGAACTACAGAGTGATAAAAGAGAACAATCTATTTCTATTAACAGATGAACAGGGGGATATCACTGCCAATCACAGCTACGGCTTAGGCTTATACAAGAACGATACTCGTTTCCTCAGTAAATTTAATGTACGAATCAACAATGAAAAGCCGATTCTTCTTCACTCCGATGGATCTGAAAACTATATGTCTTCCATTCTCTCAACAAATCCGCACCAGGAAAAGGATGGGGAATTAATTCTTTGGAGAGAATCCGTTGAGATTGAAAGAAAGCGATTTATCTATGATGACGTGTTATATGAAACGGTTACGGCGAAGAACTACTTTCCGAAACCGGTGACGTTTGATTTAAATGTAGAAGCCGATGCGGATTTTCATGATATGTTTATCGTCCGCGGTTTTCAGACAGGTGATGTAGGAAAAAGAACAGGTCAGACAGCTGATAAAAATGCTCTAACATTCCATTATGATGGTGCAGATGATATTAAAAGAGCAACGCGTATTCAATGGGATACTTCTCTTATCCCTAAAGAAGTAAAAGAAGACGGCAAAATTACATTTACTCTAACTCTTCGGCACCAGGAATCTAAATCTGTAACCTTTATGGTTATTCCGCTTGAAAATGCAGAAACGAGAACAGATCTTTTACCTGTAAATGAAGCTCTTCAAAAGCTCAAATCTTCATACCGGAGCTGGTCTTCAGAGCTGGCTTCAGTTGAAACAGATTATCTGCCGCTGCAAAGGCTTGTTGATCGGGGATTATCGGACTTGTGGGTGCTATTGACAGACATGGGCTACGGCAATTTCCCGGTGGCAGGACTGCCGTGGTTCGGCGTTCCGTTTGGCAGGGACAGTCTGATTGCGGCACTTCAGATGATTGCCTTCCAGCCGGATGTGGCCAAAGGAACTTTGTTTACAATGGCAAGTCAGCAAGGGACCAAAGTCGACCCGTGGAGAGATGAGCAGCCGGGGAAAATAATGCATGAAATCCGTTACGGGGAGCTTGCGAATACTAACCAGATTCCATTCACTCCTTACTATGGAACGATTGATGCGACACCGTTATTCCTTGTTCTATTAACAGAGTATGTGAAGTGGACCGGAGATTTGGAGACATTCCGGCAGCTCGAAGAAAACGTCAAGCGTGCGTTAGAGTGGATTGACCAGTATGGAGATCGGGATGGCGATTTGTTTGTGGAATACCATCAGGAATCAGCAAAGGGAATAGCGAATCAGGGCTGGAAAGATTCCGGAGATTCAATTGTTCATCGAAATGGTGATTATGCTGAAACACCAATAGCACTTTCCGAGGTACAGGGATATGTCTATCAGGCAAAGCAGGGGATTGCCTCCATTTATAACAGGCTTGGAAACGAAGAGGGTGCTGCAAAGCTGAAGGCAGAGGCTCAAAAACTTCAAGAAGCATTTGAAAACGAGTTCTGGATGACGGATCAGGAGTTTTATGCCATCGCTCTTGATGGCCGAAAAAGACAGGTTGGAACCATTACATCCAACCCGGGGCATGTTCTGTATTCGGAAATGCTCGCAGCAGACCGTGCACAGAAAGTAAGCAGCATGCTGACGAGCGGGAAAATGTTTTCAGGATTTGGGATTCGCACAATGGGTGAAGGAGAAGCAGGATATAATCCGATGAGCTACCATGATGGCAGTATCTGGCCACATGATAACAGCATGATTTTACTGGGAATGAGCAAGCTTGGTTTTTCTGCAGATGCTAAAAAAGTAATGACTGGCCTAATACAGGCTTCCCGGTATTTTGAGTACGATCGTCTCCCTGAACTGTTCTGCGGCTATGGTGCCGAAATCGGGAAGGCTGTTAAATACCCGGTTGCGTGTTCACCGCAGGCCTGGGCAGCGGGTACTCCGCTTGTATTGGTCCAATCACTGCTGGGCCTTTTCCCGGACAGCCTGAAAAAGGAAATTCAGCTGAGCCCGATGCTGCTTGATGAAATGAATACATTGACGGTTAGTAACATCAAAATTGGTGAAGGAACCCTTTCCGTTTCTGTCAGCAGACAGGGTGAAGAAATACAGACAGCCATTTTAGAAAATACAACAGGCTTTGAAATCGTCAAACATGTGAAGGTAACTCAATAA
- a CDS encoding ABC transporter substrate-binding protein — MKKKWLAGLGMTTMLMGSLLAGCSGSDETNSEGSGGSEGEKVEVTLAGWGGNPSEQKLLKQTIADFEEKFPDIDVKHEVISEQYMDVLKTRLIGGEGPDVFYLDALEAPALIETGVVEPLDEYVTEDFDTEDFEKPMLEAFQVDGKTYGFPKDYSTLALFYNKKMFEEAGVEVPKTWDELREVSKALTKEGVYGFGVAPELARLYHIAQASGGDVVKDDKANFASPEVVEALKPIVDQHLEDKTSAQASEVGANWGGEMFGQQKAAMVIEGNWAIPFLEDTFPDVEYGTAELPAVNGEKGTMAYTVGYVMNSASEKKEASWKLISYLTGKEGMETWTSKGFALPTRKSVAEKLGYNEDPLRGALVAGASYATVWQEGANLPIIMNNFNNQFIAAFLGDRPLSDALKEAQEQANSEIQ, encoded by the coding sequence ATGAAGAAGAAATGGTTGGCTGGTTTAGGTATGACGACAATGTTAATGGGGTCCCTGCTTGCCGGTTGCAGCGGCTCAGATGAAACAAACTCGGAAGGCTCTGGAGGATCTGAAGGAGAGAAGGTTGAAGTAACGCTTGCAGGATGGGGCGGCAACCCATCTGAGCAAAAGCTGCTGAAACAGACCATTGCCGACTTCGAAGAGAAATTTCCCGACATTGATGTTAAGCATGAAGTGATTTCAGAGCAGTATATGGATGTCCTAAAAACACGCTTGATTGGCGGAGAAGGTCCCGATGTGTTCTATTTGGATGCACTTGAAGCGCCGGCATTGATTGAAACGGGTGTCGTCGAGCCTTTAGACGAGTATGTTACAGAGGACTTTGATACTGAAGATTTTGAGAAGCCGATGCTTGAAGCATTTCAGGTGGATGGAAAGACATACGGCTTTCCAAAAGATTACTCTACTCTAGCTCTTTTTTATAATAAAAAAATGTTTGAAGAAGCAGGTGTAGAAGTCCCAAAAACATGGGATGAGCTGCGCGAAGTGTCCAAAGCCCTTACCAAGGAAGGTGTATACGGATTTGGTGTAGCACCTGAACTTGCCAGGTTATATCATATTGCCCAGGCTTCCGGCGGCGATGTGGTGAAGGATGATAAGGCGAATTTCGCTTCTCCGGAGGTAGTGGAAGCACTAAAGCCAATCGTTGATCAGCATCTTGAAGACAAAACTTCTGCCCAGGCATCAGAAGTTGGCGCAAACTGGGGCGGAGAAATGTTCGGCCAGCAGAAAGCGGCAATGGTCATTGAAGGGAATTGGGCGATTCCATTCTTAGAGGATACTTTCCCTGATGTGGAGTACGGAACTGCTGAACTTCCTGCTGTTAATGGCGAAAAAGGGACCATGGCTTATACGGTTGGTTATGTCATGAATTCAGCATCCGAGAAGAAGGAAGCTTCATGGAAGCTGATTTCCTACCTGACTGGCAAAGAGGGAATGGAAACATGGACTTCTAAAGGTTTCGCCCTTCCTACACGCAAATCAGTCGCGGAAAAATTAGGCTATAATGAAGATCCATTAAGAGGTGCACTAGTAGCAGGAGCTTCCTATGCCACTGTATGGCAGGAAGGTGCGAACCTCCCGATTATCATGAATAACTTTAATAACCAATTCATTGCTGCATTCCTTGGGGATCGTCCGCTATCTGACGCATTGAAGGAAGCACAGGAGCAAGCCAATAGTGAAATTCAATAA
- a CDS encoding carbohydrate ABC transporter permease: MNKRSSKKKLKDAGQGYLFMSPTLLVLALFIIGPILYAIFLSFNKVQLLGETSFEFVAFENFARIMEDNRALIALKNTAKYVLIVVPCQTALALILAATLNAGLKGEKFFRIVYFLPTLTSSAVLTLIFMWMYNKEGLINNLLEMIGLPGYNFLGDPDIALNAIMLMNIWATAPFFMVIYLAALQDIPDSLYEAAELDGANALQKFFYVTVPFLRPVTSFVVIMGLIGTFQLFDQSYIFSGGSGGPNNSTLTVVLLIYQYAFKSLGTMGYAAALAFALAIIILVATLIQRKFSKEESLY, translated from the coding sequence ATGAACAAACGATCTTCTAAGAAAAAATTAAAAGATGCCGGGCAGGGGTATTTGTTTATGTCTCCAACACTATTAGTGTTAGCCCTATTTATCATTGGGCCTATTCTTTATGCTATTTTCCTTTCATTTAATAAAGTTCAGCTTCTTGGCGAAACGAGTTTTGAATTTGTGGCGTTTGAAAATTTCGCCAGAATTATGGAAGACAACAGAGCCCTTATCGCGTTAAAGAATACGGCGAAATATGTGCTGATTGTGGTGCCCTGCCAGACGGCTTTAGCTCTGATATTGGCAGCAACGTTAAATGCCGGTTTAAAGGGAGAAAAGTTCTTTCGCATTGTTTACTTTTTGCCGACGTTAACTTCCTCTGCCGTTTTAACGTTAATTTTCATGTGGATGTATAACAAAGAAGGGCTGATCAACAACCTTCTGGAAATGATCGGACTTCCCGGGTATAACTTTCTAGGCGATCCTGATATCGCATTAAATGCAATCATGCTGATGAATATTTGGGCGACGGCGCCATTTTTTATGGTGATTTATCTCGCAGCTCTTCAGGATATTCCCGATTCCTTATATGAAGCAGCAGAGCTTGATGGGGCCAATGCTCTTCAGAAATTCTTTTATGTAACGGTTCCGTTCCTGCGTCCGGTTACCTCTTTTGTTGTCATCATGGGGCTAATTGGAACATTCCAGCTGTTTGATCAATCGTATATCTTCTCCGGCGGATCCGGGGGACCAAACAATTCAACCCTGACAGTCGTTCTATTAATCTATCAATATGCATTCAAGTCACTCGGAACAATGGGATATGCGGCTGCACTGGCATTTGCACTGGCTATAATTATTTTAGTTGCAACACTGATCCAGCGTAAATTTTCGAAGGAAGAATCACTTTATTAA
- a CDS encoding carbohydrate ABC transporter permease: protein MNSRKKSFSKRLLYVILVLYAVTTLVPFLWALSSSFKTLEEIISGTMNFIPKNFTLANYQQIFVEQELFPRWLLNSLIIAVIGTLLNIIFNSMAGYALARLAFPGKKTLFIIILAVLMIPAQVTMIPNYLILKELGWLNSYQGMIVPSMVNATFIFMMRQFFINFPKELEEAAQLDGLSRLGIFFKVVLPLAKPALAAQAIFVFMGFWNDFMRPLIVMTDTEMYTLPLGLNTFKGQFVSYWNYIMAASMVFTLPVLLLYAFFNRYFIKGISFTGGK, encoded by the coding sequence ATGAATTCCAGGAAAAAATCATTCAGCAAGCGTCTTCTATACGTCATTCTTGTTCTATACGCTGTCACCACACTTGTTCCGTTCTTATGGGCCCTGTCATCCTCCTTTAAGACATTAGAAGAAATTATTAGCGGAACCATGAACTTTATTCCGAAAAACTTCACTTTGGCAAACTACCAGCAAATTTTTGTGGAACAGGAGCTGTTTCCCAGATGGCTATTAAATTCCCTTATCATCGCGGTAATCGGGACGCTGCTAAATATCATTTTTAACTCAATGGCAGGCTATGCCCTTGCAAGACTTGCGTTTCCCGGTAAAAAGACCTTGTTTATCATTATTCTCGCTGTGTTAATGATACCGGCGCAAGTGACCATGATTCCAAACTATTTAATCCTGAAAGAACTGGGCTGGCTGAACTCTTATCAGGGAATGATTGTACCTTCGATGGTCAATGCGACCTTCATCTTCATGATGAGACAATTTTTTATCAATTTTCCGAAAGAATTGGAGGAAGCTGCACAGCTTGATGGGCTCAGCCGCCTGGGAATCTTCTTCAAGGTAGTGCTGCCTCTTGCCAAACCGGCTCTGGCTGCCCAGGCAATCTTTGTCTTCATGGGTTTCTGGAATGACTTCATGAGACCGCTGATTGTTATGACAGATACAGAAATGTACACTCTCCCATTAGGGCTGAATACGTTTAAAGGCCAATTTGTCAGCTACTGGAACTATATTATGGCAGCGTCCATGGTCTTTACGCTTCCGGTCCTGCTGCTGTATGCATTCTTTAATCGCTACTTTATTAAAGGAATTTCGTTTACGGGCGGGAAGTAA
- a CDS encoding acyl-ACP desaturase, whose amino-acid sequence MLTNHLDFRLEPKVRELYEEHKKRAEKIDWGYHEFLPWDKAQDFRRVPWDESQVTLPEPVITAVETALLTEVNLPWFTSYLDQTFKGSLNVIKEFVHTWTAEEDQHSNLLETYLLITRNVHPGRLHQLHKQTVENGWNPDFHTPFETMVYTSMQELATMVFYYNVAKVAGPHDKDLSTLLRRLAKDETLHYTFYRDVIKHHLQLEPNYCYYLANVIMNFKMPGAVMPDFENRMAIIAKEANYGPLEYFDQVLDVIIDYWEVEKLRPIAPEAEKARLDILNYHARLKKVRDRFYSKK is encoded by the coding sequence TTGTTAACAAATCATCTCGATTTTCGTCTGGAGCCGAAGGTAAGGGAATTGTATGAGGAGCATAAAAAGCGTGCTGAAAAAATAGATTGGGGCTATCACGAATTTCTTCCATGGGATAAAGCACAGGATTTCCGGCGTGTACCATGGGATGAAAGCCAGGTGACGCTACCGGAGCCTGTCATTACCGCTGTGGAGACAGCTCTTTTGACAGAAGTCAATCTCCCATGGTTCACCTCTTATTTGGACCAGACATTTAAAGGGTCATTGAATGTTATTAAGGAATTTGTGCATACCTGGACTGCGGAAGAGGATCAGCACTCCAACCTACTTGAAACCTATCTGTTAATCACGCGGAATGTCCATCCGGGCAGGCTTCACCAGCTGCATAAGCAGACAGTCGAAAATGGCTGGAATCCCGATTTCCATACGCCATTTGAAACAATGGTTTATACCTCCATGCAGGAGCTGGCCACCATGGTGTTCTACTATAATGTGGCGAAGGTAGCGGGTCCTCATGATAAGGATTTGTCCACCCTGCTGAGGCGTTTGGCCAAGGATGAGACCCTGCATTATACTTTTTACAGAGACGTTATAAAACATCACCTGCAATTAGAACCTAACTATTGCTACTACCTCGCGAACGTCATCATGAACTTTAAAATGCCGGGTGCTGTCATGCCCGATTTTGAAAACCGCATGGCTATCATCGCAAAAGAAGCCAACTACGGCCCGCTCGAGTATTTTGATCAGGTTCTCGATGTCATTATTGACTATTGGGAAGTGGAAAAGCTGCGGCCAATCGCACCTGAAGCAGAGAAAGCAAGACTTGATATCCTAAACTATCATGCCCGCCTCAAAAAGGTCCGGGATCGATTTTATAGCAAGAAATAA
- a CDS encoding STAS/SEC14 domain-containing protein: MLQFIESRSPSTIALAFNGNATKEDAEKLDQYVRENYKDDQKFNILAIMTDVDGTTFQGATEGMEFDIKRWKQFNKFAVVSDQDWIGTVSKVTNYLPGITVEYFEGHQLEEAWSWILK; encoded by the coding sequence ATGCTTCAATTTATAGAATCCCGCTCACCCTCTACCATCGCTCTCGCATTCAATGGCAATGCAACAAAGGAAGATGCCGAAAAGCTGGATCAATACGTGAGAGAAAATTATAAAGATGATCAGAAATTCAATATCCTGGCCATCATGACGGATGTAGACGGAACAACTTTCCAGGGTGCCACGGAAGGAATGGAATTTGATATAAAAAGGTGGAAGCAGTTTAATAAATTCGCTGTTGTCAGTGACCAAGACTGGATTGGCACTGTTTCAAAGGTCACAAACTACTTACCAGGGATCACGGTTGAATACTTTGAAGGCCATCAGCTTGAGGAAGCCTGGTCGTGGATATTGAAATAG
- a CDS encoding methyl-accepting chemotaxis protein: MGRSMMFGKGKLKQLEDEKRELEAKLQFAEEEFQRKENFYQTLIQSFNEDLTTTVSQHEMVNGQHYMLGDLVLKIKDGFENVKKHSEATFSNSLTLSDKGENLIQSAKEMVKSSEEGRGSVSKSEQLIKQLGEQLEVNSQKMEALSKRSKEIEMIVQVIKDIAEQTNLLALNASIEAARAGEQGKGFAVVADEVRKLAESTATSTANISSLTKNIQDDIEATLNSTVASTELIKNGMSLSGQTTSKIDSITNLIHTVESEVGEVIEMINIQKGYSQEVAGEIADTKSVFDQVKELIQRHIDDARVVDEKLEGAISQVKAVNY; this comes from the coding sequence ATGGGGAGATCAATGATGTTCGGAAAAGGAAAGTTGAAGCAGCTGGAAGATGAAAAGCGGGAACTGGAGGCAAAACTCCAGTTTGCTGAAGAAGAGTTTCAGCGCAAGGAAAATTTTTATCAGACACTGATTCAATCATTTAATGAGGATTTGACAACTACAGTAAGCCAGCATGAAATGGTCAATGGTCAGCATTATATGCTGGGGGACCTGGTTCTGAAAATAAAAGACGGTTTTGAAAATGTTAAAAAACATAGCGAAGCTACTTTTTCAAACAGCCTCACTCTATCGGATAAAGGGGAAAATCTGATTCAATCTGCAAAAGAGATGGTCAAAAGCTCGGAGGAAGGCCGCGGATCCGTCAGCAAGTCTGAGCAGCTGATTAAGCAGCTTGGAGAGCAGCTGGAAGTGAATTCACAGAAAATGGAGGCGCTGAGCAAACGGTCCAAAGAAATTGAGATGATTGTTCAGGTCATTAAAGATATTGCAGAGCAAACGAATCTTCTTGCATTGAATGCATCCATCGAAGCGGCCCGCGCAGGCGAGCAGGGTAAGGGATTTGCTGTTGTGGCAGATGAGGTCCGGAAACTGGCCGAAAGCACAGCGACAAGCACGGCGAATATCAGCTCCCTGACGAAAAATATTCAGGATGATATTGAAGCGACACTGAACTCAACAGTTGCAAGCACCGAATTAATTAAAAATGGCATGTCCCTAAGCGGCCAAACGACCAGCAAGATTGATTCGATCACGAACCTGATCCATACAGTTGAATCCGAAGTGGGTGAAGTGATAGAAATGATCAACATTCAGAAGGGGTATTCACAAGAGGTAGCTGGTGAGATTGCGGATACAAAGTCTGTTTTTGATCAAGTGAAGGAACTGATTCAGAGGCATATTGACGATGCCAGAGTTGTTGACGAGAAACTTGAAGGCGCCATCTCGCAGGTTAAGGCTGTAAATTACTAA